The Niastella koreensis GR20-10 genome includes a window with the following:
- a CDS encoding 6-pyruvoyl trahydropterin synthase family protein, translated as MVYLTRVEHFNAAHKLYNPNWSKEQNELVFGKCANEHWHGHNYELYVTVKGRPNPDTGFVCDVKALSKIINQYVIEQLDHKNLNMDVPFMKDQLCSTENLAIAIWKQLLPQLPAGVQLHGIKLYETPRIFVEYFGE; from the coding sequence ATGGTGTATCTGACTCGTGTTGAGCATTTTAATGCTGCTCATAAATTGTATAACCCCAACTGGAGCAAAGAGCAGAATGAGCTGGTTTTTGGAAAATGTGCCAATGAACACTGGCATGGTCATAACTACGAATTGTATGTGACCGTAAAAGGCCGGCCTAACCCCGATACGGGTTTTGTGTGTGATGTAAAGGCATTGAGCAAGATTATTAATCAATATGTTATTGAGCAATTAGATCATAAGAACCTGAATATGGATGTGCCGTTTATGAAGGACCAGCTTTGCTCAACCGAAAACCTGGCTATCGCTATCTGGAAACAGCTGCTACCGCAATTACCTGCAGGGGTGCAATTGCATGGCATTAAACTGTACGAAACACCCCGCATTTTTGTGGAGTATTTTGGTGAATAG
- a CDS encoding 6-pyruvoyl trahydropterin synthase family protein, whose amino-acid sequence MSKKVAVYRKEHFNAAHRLYNPAWDMAKNDAVFGKCNNPNFHGHNYEVVVKVTGVPDPETGYVMDMKILSDLIRDHVLEQFDHKNLNLDTVYFKTLNPTAENICVVIYDLLRAQIAPQFDLQVRLYETERNFVEYPA is encoded by the coding sequence ATGAGCAAAAAAGTGGCAGTTTACCGAAAGGAACATTTTAATGCGGCCCACCGCTTATACAACCCTGCGTGGGATATGGCGAAGAATGATGCGGTGTTTGGTAAATGTAATAATCCCAATTTTCATGGCCACAATTATGAAGTAGTGGTAAAAGTTACCGGGGTACCTGATCCCGAAACCGGTTATGTGATGGACATGAAAATATTAAGCGACCTTATCAGGGACCATGTGCTTGAACAATTTGACCATAAGAACCTTAACCTCGATACAGTGTATTTTAAAACACTGAATCCAACGGCTGAAAATATTTGTGTGGTGATCTATGATTTGTTGCGTGCGCAAATAGCCCCCCAGTTCGATCTGCAGGTACGTTTATATGAAACGGAAAGAAATTTTGTAGAGTATCCGGCATAA
- the folE gene encoding GTP cyclohydrolase I FolE: protein MGFKKIEQYDEKIMPGLIHHYSESLKLLGEDPQREGLEKTPERVAKAMQYMMQGYDQDARAILNSAKFKEPVSEMILVKDIELYSMCEHHMLPFFGKAHIAYIPNGYITGLSKLARVVDVYARRLQVQERLTTQILDAIKETLNPLGVAVVIEAKHLCMMMRGVQKQNSVTTTSAFWGEFEKNETRSEFTKLISSRLH from the coding sequence ATGGGCTTTAAAAAAATAGAACAATACGACGAGAAAATAATGCCGGGGCTTATTCACCACTACTCCGAATCACTGAAACTGCTGGGCGAGGATCCGCAACGGGAAGGGTTGGAGAAAACACCGGAACGCGTTGCCAAAGCCATGCAGTACATGATGCAGGGTTACGATCAGGATGCCAGGGCTATTTTAAATTCAGCCAAGTTTAAAGAACCTGTCAGTGAAATGATCCTGGTAAAAGATATTGAGTTGTACAGTATGTGCGAGCATCATATGCTGCCCTTCTTCGGCAAAGCACATATTGCCTATATTCCTAATGGATATATTACCGGTCTTAGCAAACTGGCCCGGGTGGTTGATGTATACGCCCGCCGTTTACAGGTACAGGAACGCCTTACCACCCAAATACTGGATGCCATTAAAGAAACTTTGAATCCACTGGGCGTGGCCGTGGTTATTGAAGCCAAACACCTTTGTATGATGATGCGCGGGGTGCAAAAACAAAATTCAGTTACCACAACATCGGCTTTCTGGGGTGAGTTTGAGAAGAACGAGACCCGTAGCGAGTTTACCAAGTTAATATCCAGCAGATTGCATTGA
- the fabD gene encoding ACP S-malonyltransferase — protein MTHAFVFPGQGSQFPGMGKDHYENSAFAKRLFEQANEIVGFRISDIMFNGTEEDLKQTRVTQPAIFLHSVIAFKSIDNARPEMVAGHSLGEFSALVANGVLSFEDGLKLVSIRAQAMQIACESNPSTMAAVLGLDDAKVEEICALVQEETDEVVVPANYNCPGQLVISGSIKGIEVAIERLKAAGAKRALVLPVSGAFHSPLMEPAKAELSKAIEAITFYHPNCPVYQNVVAKAVGNKEDIKQNLIDQLTSAVKWTQSIKTMITDGGDHFTECGPGKVLQGLIGKIDKKVTTDGVS, from the coding sequence ATGACACATGCGTTTGTGTTCCCGGGACAGGGCTCCCAGTTTCCGGGGATGGGAAAAGACCATTATGAAAACAGCGCTTTTGCGAAAAGATTATTTGAACAGGCGAATGAGATCGTGGGGTTTCGTATTTCCGATATCATGTTTAACGGCACTGAAGAAGATCTGAAACAAACCAGGGTAACACAGCCCGCCATTTTTCTTCATTCTGTTATAGCCTTTAAAAGTATTGATAATGCCCGCCCCGAAATGGTGGCAGGCCATTCACTGGGTGAGTTTTCAGCATTAGTGGCTAATGGCGTTCTGAGCTTTGAAGATGGATTAAAATTAGTAAGCATCCGGGCACAGGCCATGCAAATAGCCTGCGAGTCAAATCCTTCCACCATGGCGGCCGTTCTGGGTCTCGATGATGCCAAAGTAGAAGAAATTTGCGCCCTGGTTCAGGAAGAAACCGATGAAGTGGTAGTACCGGCTAATTATAATTGCCCCGGACAGTTGGTTATAAGCGGAAGCATTAAAGGTATTGAAGTGGCTATTGAACGCCTGAAGGCTGCCGGCGCTAAACGCGCCCTGGTATTGCCAGTAAGCGGCGCTTTCCACTCCCCTTTAATGGAGCCAGCTAAAGCCGAATTGTCGAAAGCAATTGAAGCAATCACCTTCTATCATCCTAATTGTCCTGTTTATCAAAACGTTGTGGCGAAAGCAGTAGGCAATAAAGAAGATATTAAACAAAACCTGATCGATCAGCTCACCAGCGCGGTTAAATGGACCCAAAGCATTAAAACCATGATCACTGATGGGGGCGACCATTTCACTGAATGCGGTCCTGGTAAAGTATTACAAGGTTTGATCGGAAAGATCGACAAAAAAGTTACTACTGATGGCGTAAGCTAG
- a CDS encoding S41 family peptidase: MKTIVAGAIIAGITLASCRKNHDVISSEVKVDTTVNYARDIYLWHNNIPASLDPHLFTDPNAVMEGIRAYSSEPGFNLPVDRWSFAMLQSDWNKLSTGIGGDFGMNIFFYADDDLRVSYVERESPSGKAGIKRSWHIKQINGVSNFTVANSNDIIRAVYQSPAGTFVFGRPNNTDTTITLKASSYREHPLLFDSVYNSNGNKTGYFVFNSFLGDTIEISNEFERIFNKFGSEHVQDVVVDLRYNGGGYVSVQNLLANYLVPAAGNNQIMLTEEFNDKYIAYNTTENFAKKGSLNLSRLFFIVSQNTASASELLINSLKPYLDVELVGPTHTHGKPVGFYPIPVFDWYIFPVSFRTVNKLGEGNYFNGLALDHQVVDGLDKDWGDGSEECLNAVLHFISSGSYARMAVTPQQRLGLTEEVLFSNAALGKTKFKGMLR; encoded by the coding sequence ATGAAAACGATCGTAGCAGGCGCTATCATAGCCGGGATTACACTGGCGAGCTGCAGAAAAAATCATGACGTAATTAGCAGTGAGGTCAAAGTTGATACCACTGTTAACTACGCACGTGATATTTATCTGTGGCATAACAACATTCCTGCTTCACTCGATCCCCACCTGTTCACGGATCCCAATGCAGTGATGGAAGGCATCAGGGCTTACAGCTCAGAGCCGGGGTTCAATCTGCCGGTTGACAGGTGGAGTTTCGCCATGCTGCAATCTGACTGGAACAAGCTGAGCACCGGTATTGGCGGTGACTTTGGGATGAACATTTTTTTCTATGCCGATGACGATCTGCGCGTATCGTATGTAGAACGGGAATCACCCTCGGGCAAAGCTGGCATCAAACGCAGCTGGCACATCAAACAAATCAACGGCGTTTCCAATTTTACGGTTGCCAATTCCAATGATATCATAAGGGCTGTATACCAAAGCCCTGCCGGCACATTTGTTTTTGGCCGCCCCAATAATACCGATACCACCATCACTTTAAAAGCTTCTTCTTACCGCGAACATCCGCTGTTGTTCGATTCTGTTTATAACAGCAATGGTAATAAAACCGGCTATTTTGTATTCAATTCTTTCCTGGGCGACACCATTGAGATCAGTAATGAATTTGAACGCATCTTTAATAAGTTCGGCAGTGAGCATGTGCAGGATGTTGTAGTTGACCTGCGTTATAACGGCGGTGGTTATGTGTCTGTACAGAACCTGCTGGCCAATTACCTGGTGCCTGCAGCTGGTAACAACCAGATAATGCTTACCGAAGAGTTTAACGACAAATACATTGCGTACAATACCACGGAGAATTTTGCAAAAAAGGGCAGCCTCAATCTCAGCCGGCTTTTCTTTATAGTAAGCCAGAACACGGCATCGGCCAGTGAGCTGTTGATAAACAGTTTAAAGCCGTATCTGGATGTAGAACTGGTTGGCCCCACCCATACCCATGGCAAACCGGTTGGTTTTTACCCTATACCGGTATTTGACTGGTATATTTTCCCGGTGTCGTTCCGTACAGTAAATAAACTGGGCGAGGGAAATTATTTCAACGGGTTAGCCCTTGACCACCAGGTGGTTGACGGCCTCGATAAGGACTGGGGCGATGGCAGCGAAGAGTGTTTGAACGCGGTGTTGCATTTTATCAGCAGCGGTTCTTACGCCCGCATGGCTGTTACCCCGCAACAACGCCTCGGTTTAACCGAAGAAGTGTTGTTTAGTAATGCGGCGCTGGGAAAAACTAAGTTTAAAGGGATGCTCCGATAA
- a CDS encoding GNAT family N-acetyltransferase: protein MEIRIRHAVKEDCARLLELIRELAEYEKAPQEVTVTMEHFVESGFGKQPVWWALVAEVDGQVEGFAMYYIRYSTWKGQRMYLEDLIVTEKMRGQGLGKKLFDQLIVEAKEKQFNGIVWQVLEWNEPAINFYKKYKAHFDPEWINCSIPV, encoded by the coding sequence ATGGAAATAAGAATTCGTCATGCAGTAAAAGAAGATTGTGCCCGGTTACTGGAACTGATCCGCGAGTTGGCGGAATATGAAAAAGCACCGCAGGAGGTGACCGTTACCATGGAACATTTTGTGGAAAGTGGTTTTGGCAAACAGCCCGTTTGGTGGGCCCTGGTTGCCGAAGTTGACGGACAGGTAGAAGGTTTTGCTATGTATTACATCCGGTACAGCACCTGGAAGGGGCAGCGGATGTACCTGGAAGACCTGATCGTTACCGAGAAAATGCGGGGGCAGGGCCTGGGCAAAAAACTGTTCGATCAATTGATTGTGGAGGCAAAAGAAAAACAATTCAACGGAATAGTATGGCAGGTACTGGAATGGAACGAACCGGCCATTAATTTCTACAAAAAATACAAAGCGCATTTTGACCCCGAATGGATCAACTGCAGCATTCCGGTTTAA
- a CDS encoding N-acyl-D-amino-acid deacylase family protein: MKHYPWLTALCIVIIGESCKLSEANKYDLIIRNGTIYDGNGKQPYTGDIAVNADTIAFIGNLSDAHSRQVIDAKGLAVAPGFINMLSWANESLIQDGRSQSDIRQGVTLEVMGEGESMGPLSPAMAKEMEQAQTAVKYKVAWTSLGEYLEFLQHKGVSCNVASFVGATTLRRYIIGEDNRDPTPAELESMRQLVAQSMKEGALGVGSSLIYPPAFFAKTDELVALCDEASRYGGSYISHIRSEGTQLHEAVEELITIAKRAHIHAEIYHLKAAGKSNWSKMDSVIRRIERARAEGVNITADMYNYLAGGTGLAATLPPTLQDGGFGKLRERLQDPAIRKQTIRDMVTPTDKWENFYVAAGSPDQILLVGFRQDSLKKYTGKSLAAIAAIRHTSPEETVMDLLVQDSSNIASIYFLMDEENVKKEQQLPWVSFGSDEGSYTPDGVFLQFNCHPRAYGNVARLLGKYVRDEKVLSLAEAIRKLSKLPATNLRIEKRGELKAGNYADVVIFDPAAIQDHATYDKPHQFATGMVHVLVNGVPVLKDGEHTGAKPGRFVKGPGSQLPVTGDR; the protein is encoded by the coding sequence ATGAAACACTACCCCTGGTTAACAGCACTATGCATAGTTATTATTGGTGAGTCCTGTAAACTATCAGAAGCCAATAAGTACGACCTTATTATCCGTAACGGCACCATCTACGATGGCAATGGCAAACAACCTTATACGGGCGATATAGCTGTTAATGCCGATACCATTGCGTTTATCGGTAACCTCAGTGACGCCCATTCGCGCCAGGTAATTGATGCAAAAGGCCTGGCCGTAGCGCCCGGTTTCATCAATATGCTTAGCTGGGCCAATGAATCATTGATCCAGGATGGCCGTTCACAAAGCGATATCAGGCAGGGCGTAACGCTGGAAGTGATGGGCGAGGGGGAAAGCATGGGCCCGCTGTCACCTGCCATGGCAAAAGAAATGGAACAGGCTCAAACCGCTGTCAAATACAAGGTTGCCTGGACAAGCCTGGGCGAATACCTGGAATTTTTACAACACAAAGGCGTTTCGTGCAACGTGGCCTCCTTTGTGGGCGCCACCACGCTTCGCCGTTATATAATAGGTGAAGATAACCGCGATCCTACTCCTGCCGAACTGGAAAGCATGCGGCAACTGGTGGCGCAGTCTATGAAGGAAGGCGCGCTGGGTGTTGGTTCTTCCCTTATATACCCGCCCGCCTTTTTTGCCAAAACCGATGAACTGGTGGCCCTGTGCGATGAAGCATCCCGCTATGGCGGTTCTTATATTTCCCATATCCGGAGTGAAGGCACGCAGTTGCACGAGGCCGTGGAAGAACTGATAACCATTGCCAAACGCGCACACATCCATGCCGAAATATATCACCTGAAAGCTGCAGGTAAAAGCAACTGGAGCAAAATGGACAGCGTGATCCGGCGTATTGAGCGGGCCCGCGCCGAAGGGGTGAATATTACGGCAGACATGTATAATTACCTGGCTGGCGGAACCGGGTTGGCCGCTACACTGCCGCCCACTTTACAGGATGGTGGCTTTGGAAAATTACGCGAGCGTTTGCAGGACCCCGCCATTCGCAAACAAACCATCCGCGATATGGTTACGCCTACAGATAAATGGGAGAACTTTTATGTAGCAGCCGGTTCACCCGATCAGATCCTGTTAGTAGGGTTCAGGCAGGACAGCCTGAAAAAATACACCGGCAAATCACTGGCTGCGATCGCCGCTATACGCCATACTTCACCGGAAGAAACGGTAATGGACCTGCTTGTGCAGGACAGCTCTAATATTGCATCCATTTATTTTTTAATGGATGAAGAGAACGTTAAGAAGGAACAACAACTGCCCTGGGTAAGTTTTGGTTCCGATGAAGGCTCCTACACACCCGATGGCGTTTTTCTGCAGTTTAATTGTCATCCCCGGGCGTATGGAAATGTAGCGCGGTTGCTGGGTAAATATGTGCGGGATGAAAAAGTGTTATCACTGGCAGAAGCCATTCGTAAACTGAGTAAGTTGCCGGCCACTAATTTACGTATTGAAAAACGGGGTGAACTGAAAGCCGGTAACTATGCCGATGTGGTTATTTTTGACCCGGCCGCCATCCAGGACCACGCCACGTACGACAAACCGCACCAGTTTGCCACCGGCATGGTGCATGTGCTGGTGAATGGGGTGCCTGTTTTAAAAGATGGCGAACACACCGGCGCCAAACCCGGCCGTTTTGTAAAAGGTCCCGGTTCCCAGTTACCGGTAACCGGCGACCGGTAA
- a CDS encoding beta-ketoacyl-ACP synthase III, with amino-acid sequence MTQKITAAITAVGGFVPEDKLTNADLEKIVDTNDEWIRSRTGIEERRILKGQKGTSDLLTPAVEQILKKRGISPLEIDALVVGTVTPDMIFPSTANLVCHKAGLKNAWGFDLLAACSGFLYALTTGAALIESGRYKKVIVAGGDKMSSIVDYSDRTTCIIFGDGGAAVLLEANTEGYGVQDSILRSDGGGCPHLHMKAGGSLRPATAETVANKEHYIYQEGQPVFKAAVKGMADVSAELLERNNLTGDDIAWLVPHQANKRIIDATADRIGLSHDKVMLNIQRYGNTTAGTIPLCLWDWESQLKKGDNIVLAAFGGGFTWGATLIKWGY; translated from the coding sequence ATGACGCAAAAAATTACTGCCGCCATCACAGCAGTTGGTGGTTTTGTTCCGGAAGACAAGCTGACTAATGCTGATTTAGAAAAAATAGTAGATACCAACGACGAATGGATCCGGAGCCGTACCGGGATTGAAGAAAGACGAATTTTGAAAGGACAGAAAGGAACTTCAGATCTCCTGACTCCTGCTGTTGAACAGATCCTGAAAAAAAGAGGCATAAGCCCCCTGGAAATTGACGCTCTGGTAGTGGGAACGGTTACCCCAGATATGATATTTCCTTCAACCGCTAACCTGGTATGCCATAAAGCCGGGCTGAAAAATGCCTGGGGCTTTGACCTGCTGGCAGCCTGCAGCGGCTTTTTGTATGCCCTTACTACCGGTGCTGCCCTTATTGAAAGCGGCCGTTATAAAAAAGTGATTGTGGCCGGTGGCGATAAAATGAGTTCCATTGTAGATTACAGCGATCGTACTACCTGCATCATCTTTGGCGATGGCGGAGCGGCTGTATTGCTGGAAGCCAATACCGAAGGGTATGGCGTACAGGACAGTATTCTCAGAAGCGATGGCGGCGGCTGTCCGCACCTGCACATGAAAGCAGGCGGATCACTACGCCCGGCTACTGCCGAAACAGTGGCCAACAAAGAACATTACATTTACCAGGAAGGACAGCCCGTTTTCAAGGCAGCCGTAAAAGGCATGGCAGATGTAAGCGCTGAACTGCTGGAAAGAAATAACCTCACCGGTGATGATATCGCCTGGCTGGTACCTCATCAGGCCAACAAACGCATCATCGATGCTACGGCCGACCGTATTGGGTTGAGCCACGATAAAGTAATGCTGAATATCCAACGCTATGGCAATACCACAGCCGGCACCATTCCGCTGTGTTTGTGGGACTGGGAAAGTCAACTGAAAAAAGGCGACAACATTGTGCTTGCGGCTTTTGGCGGGGGCTTTACCTGGGGCGCCACGCTGATTAAGTGGGGATATTAA
- the ruvA gene encoding Holliday junction branch migration protein RuvA — MIAFVRGQFVLKTPAVVHIEANGVGYELHISLNTYSHIQSLDKGLLYTHLHIKEDAHTLYGFFDVAEKELFQQLLSVSGVGAATARMMLSSLKPEELSAAIVQGNTRLLESIKGIGKKSAERIVLELKDKLSKSKPGLNISPLINNTLEQDALNALIALGIARSSAEQAVQRVVKAEPSLSAVEEIIKKALKTI, encoded by the coding sequence ATGATCGCATTTGTAAGAGGACAGTTTGTTCTAAAAACACCAGCCGTTGTACACATCGAAGCCAACGGCGTGGGCTACGAGCTTCATATAAGTCTGAATACCTATTCACATATCCAGTCGCTCGACAAAGGACTGTTGTATACGCACTTGCACATTAAGGAAGATGCGCATACCCTCTATGGCTTCTTCGATGTGGCAGAAAAAGAGTTATTCCAGCAGCTCTTAAGCGTATCGGGCGTGGGAGCAGCTACCGCCCGCATGATGCTGTCTTCCCTGAAACCTGAAGAACTGTCGGCGGCTATTGTGCAGGGAAATACCAGATTACTGGAGTCAATTAAGGGTATCGGGAAGAAGTCGGCCGAACGTATCGTATTGGAACTGAAGGATAAACTCAGCAAATCCAAACCGGGTCTAAATATTTCACCTTTGATTAACAATACGCTGGAACAGGACGCGTTAAATGCCCTGATTGCACTGGGGATTGCCCGATCTTCGGCCGAACAGGCAGTACAACGCGTTGTAAAAGCGGAACCTTCTCTCAGTGCTGTTGAGGAAATAATTAAGAAAGCTCTAAAAACCATATAA